TGGAGGTCCGGCTCGTCATCGACCAGGAGAATCGTGCTCACGGTGGCATCCTCTCTTTCCGGAGCGACTGACCTGGATGGCAATCTCGCGCCCCTCACTAGAGAGGAGTCGCCCTCATTTCAGGTGTGATGCGTCATGGGCCATAGTGCAATCATGAGCGGCCATGACCCTCGCCAGCCGCTTCCTCGCGCGTCTCCTCGCGTTTCCTCCCGCGGACACCCATGACGTCCTCGTCGAGCGGGATGTCGAAGTGCCCATGCCCGATGGCGTCAAGCTGCTCGCCGACCGCTACTACCCCCGCCAGGGTGGCAAGCGGCCAACGGTCCTCGTGCGCTCGCCCTACGGCAGGCGGGCCTTCTTCGGCCTCCAGTACGGCCGGATCTTCGCCGAGCGCGGCTTCCAGGTGCTCGTCCAGAGCGTGCGTGGCACCTTCGGCTCGGGCGGTCAGTTGGATCCCTTTCGCAACGAGCGGGACGACGGGCTCGCCACCATCGAGTGGATGAAGCAACAGGAGTGGTTCTCGGGCGAGTTCGCCATGCACGGACCCAGCTACCTGGGTCACGTGCAGTGGGCGGTGGCCCGTGAGGCGGGCCCCGGCTTGAAAGCCTTCGTAGCGCACGAGACCGCGTCCGAGTTCCAGAGCCAGACCTACGCCGGTGGCGCCTACTCGCTCGACACCACGCTGTCCTGGGTCCACCTCGTCCGCAACCAGGAGAAGAAGGGGCTGGGAGGCCTCATGAGCCGGCTCGGCGCGGCCCGCCAGCTCAAGCCCCTCTTCCAGCACCTGCCGCTGAACGAGGTGGATGCGCTGGCCACGGGGGAGCGCGTGCCCTTCTTCCAGGACTGGCTCGAGCACAACGCCCCGGACGACCCGTGGTGGAACCGCGCCAACTTCAACGGTGCGCTCTCCGAGGTCACCGCCCCGGCCCATCTGATTGGCGGCTGGTACGACATCTTCCTGCCCTGGCAGGTGAAGGACTACGCCGCGCTCCAGCGGGCCGGACGCGCGCCCTACCTGACCATCGGGCCCTGGACCCACGTCTCCGTCGAGGGCATGGTGGTCGCCGCGCGCGAGTCGCTGATCTGGCTCAAGGCCCACCTCCTGGGCGACCGGAGCCACCTGCGCGAGGCGCCCGTCCGCGTCTTCGTCATGGGGGCCAACACCTGGCGCGACTTCTCCGAGTGGCCTCCGCCCGGCATCCAGACGCGGCGCTGGCACCTGCAAGCGGACCGGGGCCTCTCGCCAGCGACGCCCACGGCCTCGGAGCCGGATCGCTACCGGTATGACCCCGCGAACCCCACTCCGTCCCTCGGCGGTGCGCTGCTGACGCGGGAGGCGGGACCGCGCGACAATCGCGAGCTGGAGGCGAGGCCGGACGTGCTCACGTACACCAGCGCGCCCCTGGAGAAGGCCCTGGAGATCATCGGCCCCGTGCAGGCCGAGCTCTTCGTGCGCTCCAGCCTCCCGCACACCGACTTCTTCGCCCGGCTGTGCGACGTGGAGCCCTCGGGCAAGTCGGTCAACCTCTGCGACGGGCTGCTGCGCCTCACTCCGGGCAAGCCCGCCGCGGAGCCCGACGGCACCCTGCGCATCACCCTCGACCTGTGGCCCACCGCCCACCGTTTCCTCGCGGGCCACCGCCTCCGGCTCCAGATCTCCAGCGGGGCGCATCCCCGGTTCGCCCGCAACCCCGGCACCGGCGAGCCGCTCGGCACCGCGAAGACGCTGGTCGCCGCCGACCAGGCCGTCTTCCACGACCCTTCACATCCCTCCGCCCTGCTGCTTCCCGTCATGGGCGGGTGAGGCCTTGGAGAAGGACTCACAGTCCAGCACCGCCTGGGGGGCGGGAATCCACTCGCCCTGGTGGCGGTAGGAGACACAGGCCGCCCACCGCTCCGTGGACTTCCATGGGCAGTAGTCCTCGCGGCAGTCGTAGACGCCATCCGCGTCCCAGTCCCAATCGCAGCGGAGGACTCCATCGACGCCGTACAAGAAGCTCCGCGAACTGTGCCCCTCCGGCCCCGTTGTCACACGGACCCTCGTCATCACCCACCGCCCGTCGGAGAGACGCAGGGGCCTGAAGACCCGCCACGAGAGCGCCAGGAGGGACGCGAGAAGAGCGCCCCCCACCACGGCGAGGATGGGCCAGGCGGCCGGGCGGCGCGCGGGGACTTCCGAGGAGCGCTCACGCATCGGGGCCCACTCTGGCACAGGAAGCTCCGCGTCCCCGCTGTTGCGTTCCGGCCTCAACATCTTCCCGCGTCAGCGGTTGCCGAAGCGCCAGGCAGGAGAAAAAGCTCCCGCTCCCGTGGGGCGACAAGCCTCCAGGCGGGCCCTCCCTTCCCGAGGGTCTTCAGCGATGTGTTTCCTCCTCGCCAGACGAATGGCGTGAGAAGGTACGGCCCTATGAGCAACGCTCTCTACCGGGATTGTGCCCGGCTCTTCATGGTGGGCTTCCCCGGCCTCCGCATCGACGACGACTTCGCCTCGCTGATGAAGGACGGCATCTTCGGCGCCATCCTCTTCAAGCGGAACGTGGGCACCGCGCAGGAGACGGCCGCCCTGTGCCGCGACATCAAGACGCGCGCGGGCCGGCCCTTCATCCTCTCGGTGGACCAGGAGGGCGGACGCGTGGCACGGCTGCGGGGCGCGCCCTTCACCGCCCTGCCCCCCATGCGCGAGCTTGGCCAGCGCGGCGACGTGGCCCTCGTGGAGCGTGTGGGCCGGCTGCTCGCGCATGAGCTGCGCGCCATCGGCTTCGACTGGGACTTCGCGCCCGTGCTCGACGTGGACACCAACACCGCCAACCCCGTCATCGGCGACCGCAGCTTCAGCCGCGACCCGGACGAGGTGGCCCGCATGGGGGTGGCCCTGGGGCGTGGCCTGGAGGCCGGCGGCGTGGCCTCGTGCGGCAAGCACTTCCCCGGACATGGCGACACCACCACGGACAGCCACCTGACGCTGCCGCGCCTGCCCCATGACATGGAGCGCCTGCGCCGCGTGGAGCTGGTGCCCTTCCGCGCCTTCGCCCAGGCGGGGCTCGCCTCGCTCATGACGGCGCACGTGCTCTTCGACGCGCTCGACCCCCAGGTGCCCGCCACCATGAGCCACCGCGTGCTCGACGGCGTGCTGCGCCAGGAGATGGGCTTCGACGGCGTGCTGGTGAGCGATGACCTGGAGATGAAGGCCATCGCCAACCACTACTCCGTGGAGGAGGCCACGGTGCAGGGCACGCTCGCCGGCGTGGACCTCTTCCTCGTCTGCCATCAGGCGGACGTGCAGCGGCGGTGCATCGAGGCGCTGGTGCGCGCGGTGGAGTCCGGCCGCGTTCCCCGCACGCGCATCGACGAGGCCCACCGCCGCCTGGCCCGCCTCGAGGCGCGTTTCGCCCACGGCCCCGAGGATCGCCTGGCCACGCTCGGCGGCGCTGAACACCAGACGCTCGCCGAGGGGCTCGCCAGCGGCTTCAACGGGAAGGACCCCACCGAGGTCATGCTGGCGTCCCGGTAGTCCCGTCCCAGGCTCCCTGCCTACTCCTTGGGCTGAACCCGGGAGTTGCCCTAGGGGCCCAGGCCCGCGCCCCCCGTGCCCGCATCCGCCGGGCCCGGCGTTCCCGCGTCGCGGGCCATGGTTCCGCCGCCCTTGGCGCCAGGGGTTGCCTTGTGCGTCTCCGTGCCGCCGGTCCCGGAGCCGCCCATGCCTTCCTGGCCCTCCATGCCCGCGCTCCCCGCGCCACCGGTGCCCATCTGCTCCGGGGTGTCGAGGTCCGCGCCCTTGTTCGTGTCCGCGCACGCCGCGAACAGCAGCGACGCCGAGGCCACGGTCCCCATCACCAACCACCTGCGAATGCTTCCGCGCATGTCCGTTCCTCACTCACGGGCAGACGTCATCGCCGGCCCGGATTCATGGATGAATGGGTGTGAATCCAATGCCCGGGTCAGGGGTCTCCCGAGGTGCCGGTTCGCTCCGGCACCGCGAGGACACGCCTGACGCGAGACGGCCTACTTGCCGCGCGCGTCGCGTTTGGCGGGGGCGCCGCCCGGCGTGTTGGGATTGGTGGGCCGGTCATTGCCCACGCTCTGCGCGGCGGGAACCTCGTTGGACGGCGCGATGGTGCTGCCCTGCGCTCCGAGCTCGTCGTACAGCGGGCCGCCCTCGGGGCCCGGAGCGGGCGGAGTGGAGCCACTGCCACCCATGGCGCTTCCCTGCGCCTCGAGCAGGGCCCGCTCTCCCGGGTCCAACAGGAGCGAGCGGCCCGGCGTGCCCTGCGCCTGGGGCGTCCGGGGGTCGATGCTGGTGGGGATGTCCCGGATGGTGCCGTTGTAGCCCGTCTGCGCCGGGCTCCGCGTGAAGCCCGGGGCGACCTCATAGGTGTCCCCCTGCTTCGGAAGGGCTCCGCACGCCGAAACCAGCCACGAGGCCGAGGCCAGCGCCCCCAACACCACCCACCGCTTGAAACCGCTGTCGTGCATGTCCGTCTCCCGGGAACACGTCTGGCGCTCTCGCTCCTCGCGGTGTGCGAGGGCGGAGCAGCCGCGCCTTCAGGGATGGGCACCCCGAGGCTTCCGGGCTACCAAGCGGGTCTCTGTCGAGCGCCCGCTCGCCCGGCTGGTCTCCAGCTTGGGCACCAGGCCCGTGCTAGTGGTCATCCGGGGCCGGGGGCTGGCCGATCTGTCCCTTGGTGGCGTCGGGGCTGTCGCTCACGGGCTGATTGGGGATCGACGGAGCGGAGTCCGGCCGCTCCCGCGGCTCGTAGGAACTGCCCGCGGTGGCGACGGACGTGGCGCGGCCAGAGCCCAGCTCGACCCCCCGGATGCCCTGAACCCAGATGCCATTGACGGCCTGCAGCGGCTTGCCCGTCCCGAGCTCCAGGGCCACCAGCGCCTCGAGCTGGGGCGGTGGATACGGAACGCGCAGGTCCTGCTTCAGCCAGAGGTTCTCCTGCCCCTGCTTGCCGCCCTGGAGGTTCGGCAGCTTGTTGTCCGGGGGCTGCCCGGCCGCCTCACCGGCTCCACCCGTGCCCCGCGCCTGCTCGTCGGTCTCGAACAACGTGGCGCTGGAGCCGATGTTGGAACGCGCCTGGCCGGCCATGTCCTGGCCCTGGGCCTGCTCGGAGTAGTAGTCCTCCTGGGCCATCAAGGACCACCTGCGTCCGTAGTCGTAGGGGTTGTTCCCGCACCCGGTGAGCAGCGCCGCTCCCGCGAACCCGCCGAGCAGCGCCAGCTTCATCCCCGTCTTCCGCATGACCGCCTCCCTGTCGTCGTGCCTTGCCTACGACAGGGGTGGGCATGCACGCGGAAGACGGGTAGGCGCGAGCAGGCCGCCGAGGGCTGCTTGCTCGCGTGCACGGGGGGCGCGATCCCCTCACCCTGTCCCTCTCCCGGAGGGCGAGGGGATGGATGCTCGCTCCGTGCCCAGGAGACTACCGGCGCGCGGCCGTCTTCTTCGCCGCGGCCTTCTTCGCAGGAGCCGCCTTCTTCGCCACGACCTTCTTCGCGGCGGCCTTCTTCGCCGGAGTCTTCTCGGTGGGGGCCTCGGTCTTCACGGAGGCGCCGCCCTTGAGCGACTGGAGGATGTCCTGCACGTGGCCATCCACCTTCACCTTGGGCCACACCCGGGCCACCTTGCCCTCGGTGTCGATGAGGAAGGTGGCGCGCGTCACGCCCAGGAACTTCCGGCCGTACAGCGACTTCTCGCCCCACACACCGTAGGCGTCGCACACCTGGCGCTCGGTGTCCGCGAGCAGCGGGAAGGGCAGCGAGAACTTCGTGGCGAACTTCTGGTGGCTCTTCGTGTCGTCCGGCGACACGCCCAGCACCACCGCCCCGGCCGACTCCAGCGCCGAGTGCTCGTCACGGAAGTCGCACGCCTCGCGCGTGCAGCCCGGGGTGTCATCCTTCGGGTAGAAGTAGAGGACGACGTTCTTGCCCCGCAGCCGCGAGAGCTTCACGTCGTTGCCGTTCTGGTCCTTCAGCTGGAAATCGGGAGCCGGGTGGCCTGTCTGGGGAATGGGCATGGGTGCTTGCTTGGATAACCCATCCGTCCGTCTTCGCAAGCCCCACTTTTCCAGTCACCTTCCGCCGTCCGTCTCCCCGGGGTGGTCGTGCGGATGGAGACCCTGCTCGTCCAGCGAGTGGGACCCTCCCTCCGGCACGCCGGGCCTCGACAGCGGCCGGCGCGGCAACGGGGTGGTCCGCAGCTCCTTGAGCCGGGACAAGCGCCGCTGGGCCTCGGCGAAGGACTTGGAGTCCGGTGGCACCTTCTCCAGCTCGGCGATGACGGCGTCCCAGGCCGGATCCTTGGGAGGAACGCCGCGCTCGACCAGCTCGGCGTGCTTCACCTCGGCGCGCGCGAGCTGCTCGGGCCCCTTGTCCTGTTTGCAGGCCCCCAGGGTCAGCAGGACGCCCAACACGAGAGGCATCACGGCCCGGCGGCTTCGGTAGATGGGAGACACGTACAACCCTCCTGCTGGCCTCGGACACGAAGGGGGGCTAGGGTGCTCCCCCGTGTCGCCCCTCTTCTTCGCATTCCTGTTCGGTCTCGGCCAGGGCCTGCTCCACGCGGTGGGCCCGGACCACTGCGCCGCCATGGCCACGCTCGGCACCCTGGGCCCGTCCCGGCGCCGTGCCACCTTCCTCGTCGCGCTGCGCTTCGCCATCGGCCACGCGGCGGTGCTCGGCGGCGTGGCCACCTTCTGCCTCCTGGCGGGCGTGGGCCTCTCCGAGACCTTCGAGCGCTGGGCGGAGATCTTCGGCGGCGCGGTGCTGGTGGCGCTCGCCGTCACCGCCTTCCTCTTCCCCAACGTGCTGCGCCACGGCCACCCCCACCTGCCCGGCCACACGCATGAGCCGCACTCGCACATGCACGACCAGGTGAGCACCGCCGCCGGGGCCCTCATGGCCGTCAGTGGTGTGCGCTCGCTGCTGCTGGCCCTGCCGCCCCTGCTCGTCGGTGGCAGCATGCAGACCTCCGGGTGGACGTACCTCCCCGGCTTCGCGCTCGGCATCCTCGTGGGCATGGGCGCCGTGGGCCTGCTCTTCGCCGAGGGCCTCGCCCGCATGGGCACCGCCCTGGCCGAGCGCCTCCAGCGCCTCGTGGCTGGCGCCTCCGCCGTGCTCGGCCTGTTCTGGATCGCCAGCCGCCTCTGAGGCGGGCTCGCGGGGGGCGACGACCCTCACCCCCCGCCCTCTCCCAGGGGGAGAGGGAGCATGCGCGAGCCTAGGTGCGCTGCTCGAGGATGCCCAGCGACATCATCGACACCAGGAAGCCGTAGACGACCTGGTCGGGGCGGTTGGCGTACGCCAGCAGCTCGCCCACGGTGCGGTTGCCGTCGATCTTCGGCAGCAGCTCCGCCTCCCACCGCTCCAGCTCCACCTCGTGCAGCTGGTAGGCCGGGGCCACGGCGGGGATGAGCCGATCCTCGGGCCGCAACATGCGGCGCAGGCGCTCGGGCTTGTAGAGCTTCTTGATGCCGCGGACGATGAGGTTCGCCGGGTGCACGTCCAGCTTGATGGACTCGGCGGCGGCCTTCTCCTTGAAGCTCATCACGTAGGTGCCGTCCTCCCACGAGAAGAGCGAGTAGATGATGGCCTTCACCTGCTGGCCCACGTAGTACAGCCGCTCGGTGTCCTTGAGCAGGCCGCGCTCCACGAGGATGTCGCCGGTGCGCCGGTTGTTCGCCGTGGCCACCGCCGCCGCGTCCTCGAGCTGCTCGGGCTTGATCTTCCCCACGCGCACGAGGAACTGGCCGAAGCGGTCCGCCAGCAGGTTGGAGAGGGCGAACACCGGGGTGCCGCGCTCGAAGTAGACGACCTTGCGCACCTTGCCGCGCTGCACGCCCAGCTCGCCCGTCTCGCGAGACAGGTAGTAGGCGGTGAGGAGCGAGGGCAGGTTGTCCTTGAGCTCGCCACGGCGCTGGCCCGGCCCCCCCCCGCCCACGGGCAGCGGATCCGGCGGACGGCCCGGCACGGGCGGGCGCACCAGCGTGGCCGCCACCTTGTGCAGCGGGGTGGCGGTGAGGTTGGCGCCACGGATTTCGGCGGTGAGGTTGTCGCCGCCCGTCACCTTGATGCGGCCCGTCAGCTCCATCGCGTCCTGGGGCCCCTCCTCCTCGACGTCGATGTCGAGCTCCACGTCGAAGGAGTCCTGCAGGGAGGCGGCCGTGGGGGCCTGCTTCTGCACGGGCGTCAGCTTCTGCACCGCCTCCAGCAGCTTGGCGGCC
The sequence above is drawn from the Archangium gephyra genome and encodes:
- a CDS encoding CocE/NonD family hydrolase codes for the protein MTLASRFLARLLAFPPADTHDVLVERDVEVPMPDGVKLLADRYYPRQGGKRPTVLVRSPYGRRAFFGLQYGRIFAERGFQVLVQSVRGTFGSGGQLDPFRNERDDGLATIEWMKQQEWFSGEFAMHGPSYLGHVQWAVAREAGPGLKAFVAHETASEFQSQTYAGGAYSLDTTLSWVHLVRNQEKKGLGGLMSRLGAARQLKPLFQHLPLNEVDALATGERVPFFQDWLEHNAPDDPWWNRANFNGALSEVTAPAHLIGGWYDIFLPWQVKDYAALQRAGRAPYLTIGPWTHVSVEGMVVAARESLIWLKAHLLGDRSHLREAPVRVFVMGANTWRDFSEWPPPGIQTRRWHLQADRGLSPATPTASEPDRYRYDPANPTPSLGGALLTREAGPRDNRELEARPDVLTYTSAPLEKALEIIGPVQAELFVRSSLPHTDFFARLCDVEPSGKSVNLCDGLLRLTPGKPAAEPDGTLRITLDLWPTAHRFLAGHRLRLQISSGAHPRFARNPGTGEPLGTAKTLVAADQAVFHDPSHPSALLLPVMGG
- a CDS encoding response regulator; translated protein: MAPRILVVDDNQELLTLLTQLFEDAGYEVVGATKGKQAVEVSRAQPPAVAVLDILLPDMMGYHLADALRKDQPQLPLIFITGVFKGGKHAMEARQKYAAAGYFEKPFEAAKLLEAVQKLTPVQKQAPTAASLQDSFDVELDIDVEEEGPQDAMELTGRIKVTGGDNLTAEIRGANLTATPLHKVAATLVRPPVPGRPPDPLPVGGGGPGQRRGELKDNLPSLLTAYYLSRETGELGVQRGKVRKVVYFERGTPVFALSNLLADRFGQFLVRVGKIKPEQLEDAAAVATANNRRTGDILVERGLLKDTERLYYVGQQVKAIIYSLFSWEDGTYVMSFKEKAAAESIKLDVHPANLIVRGIKKLYKPERLRRMLRPEDRLIPAVAPAYQLHEVELERWEAELLPKIDGNRTVGELLAYANRPDQVVYGFLVSMMSLGILEQRT
- the nagZ gene encoding beta-N-acetylhexosaminidase gives rise to the protein MSNALYRDCARLFMVGFPGLRIDDDFASLMKDGIFGAILFKRNVGTAQETAALCRDIKTRAGRPFILSVDQEGGRVARLRGAPFTALPPMRELGQRGDVALVERVGRLLAHELRAIGFDWDFAPVLDVDTNTANPVIGDRSFSRDPDEVARMGVALGRGLEAGGVASCGKHFPGHGDTTTDSHLTLPRLPHDMERLRRVELVPFRAFAQAGLASLMTAHVLFDALDPQVPATMSHRVLDGVLRQEMGFDGVLVSDDLEMKAIANHYSVEEATVQGTLAGVDLFLVCHQADVQRRCIEALVRAVESGRVPRTRIDEAHRRLARLEARFAHGPEDRLATLGGAEHQTLAEGLASGFNGKDPTEVMLASR
- the bcp gene encoding thioredoxin-dependent thiol peroxidase, whose protein sequence is MPIPQTGHPAPDFQLKDQNGNDVKLSRLRGKNVVLYFYPKDDTPGCTREACDFRDEHSALESAGAVVLGVSPDDTKSHQKFATKFSLPFPLLADTERQVCDAYGVWGEKSLYGRKFLGVTRATFLIDTEGKVARVWPKVKVDGHVQDILQSLKGGASVKTEAPTEKTPAKKAAAKKVVAKKAAPAKKAAAKKTAARR